Proteins encoded within one genomic window of Theobroma cacao cultivar B97-61/B2 chromosome 7, Criollo_cocoa_genome_V2, whole genome shotgun sequence:
- the LOC18594241 gene encoding alpha-1,3/1,6-mannosyltransferase ALG2 — protein MERKQSSKLNIAFIHPDLGIGGAERLIVDAAVELASHGHSVHIFTAHHDKNRCFEETRAGIFPVTVYGDFLPRHIFYRLHAVCAYLRCMFVALCVLFMWPSYDVIVADLVSVVIPLVKLKKSTKVVFYCHFPDLLLAQHTTFLRRMYRKPIDFIEELTTGMADMILVNSRFTASIFAKTFKHLHARGIRPAVLHPAVNVDQFEKPHSYKLNFLSINRFERKKNIDLAVSAFAMLHTLEGNIHQTSKLADANLTIAGGYDRRLRENVEYLEELKSLAEREGVADRVNFVTSCSTAERNSLLSQCLCVLYTPTDEHFGIVPLEAMAAQKPVIACNSGGPVETIKNGETGFLCDPTPKDFALAMAKLIQDPEMAKRLGEQARQHVNESFSTRIFGQRLNQFLLDVAGNKQD, from the exons ATGGAGAGAAAGCAAAGCTCCAAGTTGAACATAGCCTTCATACACCCAGATCTTGGCATAG GTGGAGCTGAAAGATTGATTGTTGATGCGGCTGTTGAATTAGCATCCCATGGGCACAGTGTTCATATTTTCACAGCTCACCATGACAAAAATAGATGCTTTGAGGAAACCCGTGCtg GTATCTTTCCAGTTACAGTATACGGTGACTTCCTACCACGACATATTTTCTACCGTCTTCATGCTGTATGTGCATATCTGCGCTGCATGTTTGTTGCTCTTTGTGTGCTGTTCATGTGGCCATCATATGATGTTATAGTAGCAGACCTGGTCTCTGTTGTCATCCCATTGGTGAAACTTAAAAAGTCAACAAAG GTTGTGTTCTATTGTCATTTTCCAGATTTGTTGCTAGCTCAGCATACAACGTTTCTTAGGAGGATGTACAGGAAACCTATTGATTTTATAGAAGAACTGACAACAG GAATGGCAGATATGATACTTGTTAATAGCAGATTTACTGCATCTATCTTTGCGAAAACATTTAAGCATCTTCATGCACGAGGAATTAGACCAGCTGTTCTTCACCCTGCAGTTAATGTGGATCAGTTTGAGAAGCCTCATTCTTATAA GTTGAATTTTCTCTCCATCAATcgctttgaaaggaaaaaaaacataGATTTAGCAGTTTCTGCTTTTGCGATGCTTCACACTCTTGAAGGAAATATCCATCAAACCTCTAAACTGGCTGATGCTAACTTGACAATTGCTG gTGGATATGATAGACGCCTAAGGGAAAATGTGGAGTACTTAGAGGAGCTCAAAAGCTTAGCAGAGAGGGAAGGAGTGGCTGATCGGGTTAATTTTGTTACATCTTGCTCAACAGCAGAAAGGAATTCTCTGCTCTCTCAATGCCTATGTGTCCTTTATACACCAACG GATGAACACTTCGGCATTGTTCCATTAGAGGCGATGGCAGCACAAAAGCCTGTTATAGCATGCAACAGCGGGGGTCCTGTGGAAACAATTAAGAATGGGGAAACTGGATTTCTTTGTGATCCAACTCCAAAGGACTTTGCTTTGGCCATGGCTAAACTCATTCAAGACCCAGAGATGGCAAAGAGACTGGGGGAACAGGCTAGGCAGCATGTCAATGAATCATTTTCTACAAGGATTTTTGGCCAGCGTTTGAATCAGTTTCTTCTGGATGTTGCTGGAAATAAGCAGGACTGA
- the LOC18594243 gene encoding pathogen-related protein, with product MASVPGRDKYRSFLHDEADSVQWRHGGPPTYDAVNQLFEEGRTKEWPEGSLEETVQNAIKTWEMEISHKVRLQDIKSINPEKFKLIVNGREGLTGEETLKLGTYNALLKNSLPKEFQYYKVDEETFESSHEVFRSAFPRGFAWEVISVYSGPPLIAFKFRHWGIFQGPFKGHAPTGEKVEFFGLGTLKVDESLKVEDVEIYYDPGELFAGLLKGPPISESQTGDEDIAQCSAKTHGCPFQK from the exons ATGGCTTCTGTGCCAGGAAGAGATAAGTACAGGTCTTTCCTGCATGATGAAGCAGATAGTGTTCAATGGCGACATGGTGGCCCTCCAACATATGATGCAGTGAATCAGCTCTTTGAAGAAGGCCGAACCAAG GAATGGCCAGAAGGATCACTTGAAGAAACAGTGCAAAACGCTATCAAGACATGGGAGATGGAAATCTCCCACAAGGTTCGCTTGCAAGACATCAAGTCCATCAACCCTgaaaaattcaagctcatcgTTAATG GGAGAGAAGGATTAACAGGAGAAGAGACTCTAAAGCTAGGGACCTACAATGCACTGTTGAAGAATTCTCTACCAAAGGAGTTTCAATACTACAAAGTGGATGAAGAAACGTTTGAATCATCTCATGAAGTCTTCCGTTCAGCTTTTCCTCGTGGATTTGCATGGGAAGTCATCAGTGTTTACTCAGGACCTCCTCTGATTGCTTTCAAGTTCAGGCACTGGGGTATCTTCCAGGGTCCTTTTAAAGGACATGCCCCCACGGGGGAGAAGGTTGAATTCTTTGGCCTGGGAACTCTCAAG GTTGATGAATCTCTTAAGGTAGAAGATGTTGAGATTTATTATGACCCTGGAGAGCTATTTGCTGGCCTACTCAAAGGTCCACCAATCTCAGAATCACAAACAGGCGATGAAGACATTGCTCAATGTTCAGCAAAAACTCATGGTTGCCCTTTCCAGAAGTGA
- the LOC18594244 gene encoding anaphase-promoting complex subunit 6, translated as MREEEIEKLRGVVRDCVSKHLYSSAIFFADKVAAITNDPADVYMQAQALFLGRHFRRAFHLLNASKIVFRDLRFRYLAAKCLEELKEWDQCLLMLGDEKFDEHGNVYDAKDNSAMYLDKDGEDREINISSAIFFLRGKAYEALENRAQARQWYKAAIKADPLCYEALECLIENHMLTCEEETSLLSSLQFGAEDGWLSSFYSCLIKKYDKENVVEAKFKELEKESSKSNPSSQSLMCTLKDNTDLLACKAEYYHQCGEYQKCFELTSTLLEKDPFHLKCTLVHLAAAMELGHSNELYLMACNLVKDYPQKALSWFAVGCYYYCIKKYDQSRRYFSKATSLDGTFPPAWIGFGNAYAVREEGDQAMSAYRTAARLFPGCHLPTLYIGMEYMRTHSFKLAEQFIMQAKAICPSDPLVYNELGVVAYHMKEYNKAVWWFEKTLALIPAPISEMWEPTVVNLAHAYRKLKMYHEAISFYEKALTLSTKSLSTYAGLAYTYHLQGNFTAAITYYHKALWLKPDDPFCTEMLNVALVDECRQGIDPKIDFC; from the exons atgagagaagaagaaatcgAGAAACTCCGCGGTGTAGTCCGAGACTGCGTCAGCAAGCATCTATATTCCTCCGCCATTTTCTTCGCTGACAAAGTCGCCGCCATCACCAATGACCCCGCCGACGTCTACATGCAAGCTCAAGCCCTCTTCCTCGGTCGCCACTTTCGTCGCGCCTTCCATCTCCTCAACGCCTCAAAAATCGTCTTCCGCGATCTCCGTTTCCGCTACCTCGCTGCCAAGTGCCTC GAGGAGCTCAAGGAGTGGGATCAGTGTCTTTTGATGCTTGGTGATGAGAAGTTTGATGAACATGGGAATGTTTATGATGCAAAGGATAACAGTGCCATGTACTTAGACAAAGATGGGGAAGATCGTGAAATCAAT ATTTCTTCAGCAATATTCTTTCTAAGAGGCAAGGCATATGAAGCATTGGAAAATCGTGCTCAGGCTCGACAGTG GTACAAAGCTGCTATCAAAGCTGATCCTTTATGTTATGAG GCTTTGGAGTGTCTTATTGAAAATCACATGCTTACTTGTGAGGAAG AAACTAGTCTACTTTCATCTTTGCAATTTGGTGCTGAAGATGGATGGCTCTCTTCTTTCTACTCTTGCTTGATAAAAAAG TATGACAAAGAAAATGTTGTAGAAGCCAAATTCAAAGAACTTGAGAAGGAAAGTTCTAAAAGTAACCCTTCTAGCCAATCTTTGATGTGTACTTTGAAAGATAACACCGATCTCTTGGCATGCAAAGCTGAATACTACCATCAATGTGGAGAATACCAAAAATGCTTTGAGCTAACTTCTAC ATTGCTTGAAAAGGATCCTTTCCACTTGAAATGTACCCTGGTGCATTTAGCAGCGGCAATGGAGCTTGGTCATTCAAATGAGCTTTATCTTATGGCATGCAATCTAGTAAAAGATTACCCTCAAAA ggCTTTGTCATGGTTTGCTGTTGGCTGTTACTACTATTGTATCAAGAAATATGATCAATCACGCCGTTATTTCAG CAAGGCTACAAGTTTAGATGGAACGTTTCCTCCTGCATGGATAGGGTTTGGAAATGCATATGCTGTTCGAGAAGAGGGTGATCAAGCAATGTCAGCTTATAGGACTGCTGCTCGCCTGTTTCCGGG GTGCCATTTACCAACTTTATACATTGGAATGGAGTACATGCGGACTCACAGCTTCAAGCTTGCTGAGCAG TTTATTATGCAGGCAAAGGCAATTTGCCCTTCAGATCCACTTGTATATAATGAGCTTGGAGTTGTTGCATATCATATGAAAGA GTATAACAAAGCTGTCTGGTGGTTTGAGAAAACATTGGCTCTTATTCCAGCCCCAATAAGTGAAATGTGGGAACCCACGGTGGTTAATCTTGCCCATGCTTACAGGAAACTTAA GATGTACCATGAAGCAATCTCATTCTATGAGAAAGCACTTACGTTATCGACCAAAAGCTTGAGCACTTATGCAGGTCTTGCCTACACATACCATTTGCAG GGTAATTTTACCGCTGCAATTACATACTATCATAAG GCTTTATGGCTGAAACCAGATGATCCATTTTGCACCGAAATGTTAAATGTGGCTCTTGTAGACGAATGTCGACAGGGCATAGACCCAAAAATTGATTTCTGCTGA